The following proteins are encoded in a genomic region of Oncorhynchus tshawytscha isolate Ot180627B unplaced genomic scaffold, Otsh_v2.0 Un_contig_418_pilon_pilon, whole genome shotgun sequence:
- the LOC121838730 gene encoding NACHT, LRR and PYD domains-containing protein 1 homolog isoform X1, giving the protein MLFSPALDSICVQETGSMCITDMLVLVQDSTHRLQIEPLTSTVQGVTMFRHRTPKGSYECTVSGLRWLCERDVILKYHLRNWEPYSQPLKDMRYTQGGPLLDITMELGELEEVHLPHFVCLGTNPSLRNEMKILHVEEHGVSLEEVHEVTRFHAKILHPKSSSVSVVLNKIACWNVDVHCDVILYLAVKRSTVISRLYLLLRNSSQKEAVQDREKNQLSQGYSEFLLSSPNGSLKLNNWFALKNPLSTSINPEKIQLLPADTTPSCCKMIMGNTGVDIEMELIGDDEKTAWRDMLQADQYITDTHSTSAVLGAGSPPERSLTGSAEQQLRSVRTEFVKRVSRPVLDGLLERLLQHTVINQEETESVKVIAERAEKARDIIDMVLRKGTESCSRMINLLVEMDPCLCSQLQINVRVPT; this is encoded by the exons atgctttttagtccgGCACTAGACtcaatctgtgtccaggaaacaggCTCCATGTGTATTACTGACATGCTTGTCCTTGTTCAGGACTCCACACACAGACTTCAGATTGAACCCTTGACTTCCACTGTCCAGGGAGTGACAATGTTCAG ACACAGGACACCCAAAGGGAGTTATGAGTGCACAGTGTCTGGGCTCCGctggctgtgtgagagagatgtcATTCTGAAGTATCACCTCAGGAACTGGGAACCCTACAGTCAACCTCTGAAAGACATGCGGTACACACAAGGTGGTCCATTGCTGGACATTACTATGGAGTTAGGTGAACTGGAGGAAGTTCATCTGCCACACTTTGTCTGTTTAG GGACCAACCCTTCCCTGAGGAATGAGATGAAGATTCTTCATGTAGAGGAACATGGAGTGTCTTTAGAGGAAGTGCATGAGGTCACCAGATTCCATGCTAAGATTCTCCATCCCAAGTCCTCATCGGTCTCTGTTGTACTGAACAAAATCGCCTGTTGGAACGTAGATGTCCACTGTGACGTGATCCTCTATTTGGCAGTAAAAAGGTCAACAGTAATTTCAAGGCTGTACCTGCTCCTCAGAAACTCCAGTCAGAAAGAG GCTGTTCAGGACCGGGAGAAAAATCAGCTGTCCCAAGGATATTCTGAATTTCTCCTGTCAAGTCCAAACGGGTCCTTAAAGCTGAACAATTGGTTTGCACTCAAGaatcccctctccacctccatcaATCCAGAG AAGATTCAGCTGTTACCTGCAGACACCACACCAAGCTGTTGTAAGATGATAATGGGAAACACAGGGGTTGACATTGAGATGGAGTTAATCGGGGATGATGAGAAGACAGCGTGGAGAGATATGCTACAAGCAG ATCAATACATCACTGACACCCATTCAACTA GTGCTGTGTTGGGGGCAGGGAGTCCGCCTGAGAGAAGTCTGACTGGTTCTGCAGAGCAGCAGCTGCGTTCTGTACGGACGGAGTTTGTAAAACGAGTGTCAAGACCTGTCCTGGATGGTCTTCTGGAAAGACTCCTGCAACACACAGTCATCAACCAGGAGGAAACGGAGTCAGTGAAGGTGATCGCTGAGAGGGCAGAGAAGGCACGTGACATCATCGACATGGTGTTGAGAAAAGGAACTGAGTCGTGTTCCAGGATGATCAACCTTCTTGTGGAGATGGACCCCTGTCTTTGTTCACAGCTTCAGATCAATGTCAGGGTACCAACCTAA
- the LOC121838730 gene encoding NACHT, LRR and PYD domains-containing protein 1 homolog isoform X2: MFRHRTPKGSYECTVSGLRWLCERDVILKYHLRNWEPYSQPLKDMRYTQGGPLLDITMELGELEEVHLPHFVCLGTNPSLRNEMKILHVEEHGVSLEEVHEVTRFHAKILHPKSSSVSVVLNKIACWNVDVHCDVILYLAVKRSTVISRLYLLLRNSSQKEAVQDREKNQLSQGYSEFLLSSPNGSLKLNNWFALKNPLSTSINPEKIQLLPADTTPSCCKMIMGNTGVDIEMELIGDDEKTAWRDMLQADQYITDTHSTSAVLGAGSPPERSLTGSAEQQLRSVRTEFVKRVSRPVLDGLLERLLQHTVINQEETESVKVIAERAEKARDIIDMVLRKGTESCSRMINLLVEMDPCLCSQLQINVRVPT; this comes from the exons ATGTTCAG ACACAGGACACCCAAAGGGAGTTATGAGTGCACAGTGTCTGGGCTCCGctggctgtgtgagagagatgtcATTCTGAAGTATCACCTCAGGAACTGGGAACCCTACAGTCAACCTCTGAAAGACATGCGGTACACACAAGGTGGTCCATTGCTGGACATTACTATGGAGTTAGGTGAACTGGAGGAAGTTCATCTGCCACACTTTGTCTGTTTAG GGACCAACCCTTCCCTGAGGAATGAGATGAAGATTCTTCATGTAGAGGAACATGGAGTGTCTTTAGAGGAAGTGCATGAGGTCACCAGATTCCATGCTAAGATTCTCCATCCCAAGTCCTCATCGGTCTCTGTTGTACTGAACAAAATCGCCTGTTGGAACGTAGATGTCCACTGTGACGTGATCCTCTATTTGGCAGTAAAAAGGTCAACAGTAATTTCAAGGCTGTACCTGCTCCTCAGAAACTCCAGTCAGAAAGAG GCTGTTCAGGACCGGGAGAAAAATCAGCTGTCCCAAGGATATTCTGAATTTCTCCTGTCAAGTCCAAACGGGTCCTTAAAGCTGAACAATTGGTTTGCACTCAAGaatcccctctccacctccatcaATCCAGAG AAGATTCAGCTGTTACCTGCAGACACCACACCAAGCTGTTGTAAGATGATAATGGGAAACACAGGGGTTGACATTGAGATGGAGTTAATCGGGGATGATGAGAAGACAGCGTGGAGAGATATGCTACAAGCAG ATCAATACATCACTGACACCCATTCAACTA GTGCTGTGTTGGGGGCAGGGAGTCCGCCTGAGAGAAGTCTGACTGGTTCTGCAGAGCAGCAGCTGCGTTCTGTACGGACGGAGTTTGTAAAACGAGTGTCAAGACCTGTCCTGGATGGTCTTCTGGAAAGACTCCTGCAACACACAGTCATCAACCAGGAGGAAACGGAGTCAGTGAAGGTGATCGCTGAGAGGGCAGAGAAGGCACGTGACATCATCGACATGGTGTTGAGAAAAGGAACTGAGTCGTGTTCCAGGATGATCAACCTTCTTGTGGAGATGGACCCCTGTCTTTGTTCACAGCTTCAGATCAATGTCAGGGTACCAACCTAA